A region of the Zymomonas mobilis subsp. mobilis ATCC 10988 genome:
ATTAGATTGATTGGCGGCTTCCCGAATTTCATTGCGTCCCAGATTGATGATAGAATCAACTTTTTTGCCAAATTCGGGGCTATTGGGATTTTCGGCCACCAGTTCTTCAATAAAGCCGCTCACCTTGGCTTCAAGCTGGCTTTTTTTGCCATCATCCAATGGGACTAAACCATCGGCTTTTTCTGTCGAAACGGGTGGAACAGGATCAGGGGGAGTTAGCTTTAAATCAGCATTATTCTGACCAGCGGCATTATTTTCTGTAACCATCAAGCGGCACTCCCCAACTATCCATCTGTAAAATCTGGCCTTTTATTTCCGGTCTTCAAGAGACGAAAAGAAATTTAACGCTTTTACCTGACCCATTCCAAACCGATTTCATTATAAATGTCGCGATCTTCATCCCATCTCGGGCTGACTTTAACATGCAGGAATAGATGAACTTTGCAGCCTAAAATCTGGGATAATTCGGCACGGGCTTTACTGCCGATTTCTTTCAGCCTTGCACCATGATGACCGACAACAATCGCCTTTTGGGAATCGCGGGCGATCAAGATTTGCTGATGAATAGCGACCGAACCATCTTTCCGCTCTTCATATTTTTCGGTTTCAACTGCGGCGGCATAGGGTAATTCATCATGAAGCTGTAAAAAGATTTGTTCGCGGGTAATTTCTGCTGCCAACATACGATCCGTGACATCTGACACCTGATCTTCTGGGAAATGCCATGGGCTTTCCGGCATCATATCCGCCAAAGAACGCTTAAGATCGGCGACCCCATCTCCGGTTGTGGCCGAAACCATAAACAAGGCTTCCGGCTTGATCGCTTCATAAAGCTTTTGTGCCAAAGCCAGTAATTCAGCTTTCGGGGTGATATCGACTTTATTCAGAATAATAACTTTGGGTTCTTTACGGGCGGCAACAGCTTCCACCAAAGGTTCAATTCGGCGGGTAAGACCAGAAGAGGCATCCACCACCAAAGCCACGAGATTGGCACCTTCGGCACTGCCCCAAGCGGCGGCAACCATCGCGCGATCAAAACGCTTTTTCGGGGTAAAAATACCGGGCGTATCCACTAACAAGATCTGGGTCTGATCCTGCAAGGCAATACCCATTAAACGGGCGCGGGTTGTCTGCGCCTTGGGGCTGATAATGGCAATTTTCTGGCCAACCAACGCATTAACAAGGGTTGATTTACCAGCATTCGGCGCACCCACAATGGCGACCAGACCGCAATGCTGGGTATTCTCTGAAGGCGTATTCGTATCTTTCATTCTTTCTTCATAGAGAGAAGCGGGACGGAAAGGAATACCGCTTCTTTTCCGGTATTATCCTTCTCTCTTTTTATTTGTGATAGAGGCATAATCACCATTCAAATGACAGGCTCTCTTCGCAAAGACGTTGATAAAAAGGCCGCCTGCCACAACAGAACGGCCTTTTCAGATTAAATAGAAGCAAGCCGACGACTGTTACCGACCTAATTTGGTCAGACTGCGATCAAGCGCTCCGGTTAACCAATCAATATCGCCACTCTGGAAGGCCAGAGGTGGCCGCAATTTCAGAACATTACCATAAGGCCCAGCAACCGAGGTCAGAACATGTTCGTCGCGAAGCGCTTCGATCAGATCGAGTGCCAATTCTTTATCCGGTTCTTTGCTGTTGCGATCTTTCACCAATTCAAAACCGATGAACAGACCGGCACCCCGAACATCTCCAACGGATTCATGCTTATCTTGCAGTTTTTTCAGTTCACCCAAAAGTTCAGCCCCGACTTTTTGGGTATGGGTCTGAAGATTTTCTTCCTTGATGACATTCAAAACGGCAGAGGCCGCCGCCATTGAAACCGGATTGCCGCCGAATGTGTTGAAATAAGGGACATGGTTACTAAAGGCTTCCATCACTTCCTTGCGGGCGAAAAGACCGGAAACCGGAATACCATTCCCCATCGGTTTTCCCGTTGTTACGACATCGGGAATTAAGCCATGCCGCCCAAATCCCCAGAAAGATTCACCGGTTCTAACAAAGCCCGGCTGCACTTCATCGGCAATGAAAATACCGCCATTTTTGTGGACGACATCAATCGCCTCTTTCAAAAATCCGGCTTCACCTGGCAAGACACCATCCGAAGAGAAAATCGAATCCGCCATAAATCCGGCAAATTTGATGCCATGGGCAGCCATATCATCAATCTGCTTTTGCATTTCGGCGGCAAACCATGCACCGGCATCTTGTCCTGCCAAACGATAATGGTCAGGCGCAGGCACCAAACGCGTATTCGGGGACAAATTTTGACCGCTACCAAGGGCAGGGGATGCGCCAGAGGTCAGAAAACTGGTACCGTGATAGGATTCCTGCGTCACGATAATGCCGGTTCCACCCGACCATTCACATGCGATCCGCATTGCCAGATCATTGGCTTCGGATCCGGTGCACATATACATAGCGCGATTGATTTCTTC
Encoded here:
- the era gene encoding GTPase Era, producing the protein MKDTNTPSENTQHCGLVAIVGAPNAGKSTLVNALVGQKIAIISPKAQTTRARLMGIALQDQTQILLVDTPGIFTPKKRFDRAMVAAAWGSAEGANLVALVVDASSGLTRRIEPLVEAVAARKEPKVIILNKVDITPKAELLALAQKLYEAIKPEALFMVSATTGDGVADLKRSLADMMPESPWHFPEDQVSDVTDRMLAAEITREQIFLQLHDELPYAAAVETEKYEERKDGSVAIHQQILIARDSQKAIVVGHHGARLKEIGSKARAELSQILGCKVHLFLHVKVSPRWDEDRDIYNEIGLEWVR
- a CDS encoding aspartate aminotransferase family protein codes for the protein MSSRSTIMDTNSFRDEHAAALDEATRSLTERRKDLLGASYRLFYRRPVHLVRGKGAYLWDANGDKYLDVYNNVASIGHCHPAVIEAVYEQMGRLNTHTRYLHETILDYSEAILATMPEEINRAMYMCTGSEANDLAMRIACEWSGGTGIIVTQESYHGTSFLTSGASPALGSGQNLSPNTRLVPAPDHYRLAGQDAGAWFAAEMQKQIDDMAAHGIKFAGFMADSIFSSDGVLPGEAGFLKEAIDVVHKNGGIFIADEVQPGFVRTGESFWGFGRHGLIPDVVTTGKPMGNGIPVSGLFARKEVMEAFSNHVPYFNTFGGNPVSMAAASAVLNVIKEENLQTHTQKVGAELLGELKKLQDKHESVGDVRGAGLFIGFELVKDRNSKEPDKELALDLIEALRDEHVLTSVAGPYGNVLKLRPPLAFQSGDIDWLTGALDRSLTKLGR